The Roseovarius indicus genome has a segment encoding these proteins:
- a CDS encoding lysoplasmalogenase has product MGAFLAISCVVSVAYGLWFCHRPVTAWRSVVKTVPVALLALWAALAGGPVWLVAALALSAFGDFALSREGERAFLAGLCGFALAHVAYIALLAGLVEGAPPVVPLVALLALAVSTELWLAPHTGEMRWPVRVYVGLITVMAGCALALPGAMWLAALGAGAFVLSDTVLAVQLFRRDVAARFDRALSAVLWALYYGAQMAMALALAG; this is encoded by the coding sequence ATGGGTGCGTTCCTTGCCATCAGTTGCGTCGTGTCGGTGGCCTATGGGCTGTGGTTCTGCCACCGGCCAGTAACGGCGTGGCGGAGCGTGGTGAAGACGGTGCCGGTGGCCTTGCTGGCCCTCTGGGCGGCGCTGGCGGGCGGGCCGGTGTGGCTGGTCGCGGCGCTGGCCTTGTCGGCCTTCGGGGATTTCGCGCTGTCGCGGGAGGGGGAGCGGGCGTTCCTGGCAGGGCTGTGCGGGTTCGCGCTGGCGCATGTGGCCTATATCGCGTTGCTTGCCGGGCTGGTCGAGGGGGCGCCGCCGGTGGTGCCGCTTGTGGCGTTGCTGGCGTTGGCGGTGTCGACCGAGCTTTGGCTGGCGCCGCATACGGGCGAGATGCGCTGGCCGGTGCGGGTTTACGTGGGGCTGATCACGGTGATGGCGGGCTGTGCGCTGGCGCTGCCGGGGGCGATGTGGCTGGCGGCCTTGGGCGCAGGGGCGTTCGTGCTGTCGGATACGGTGCTGGCGGTGCAGCTGTTCCGGCGCGACGTGGCGGCGCGGTTCGACAGGGCGCTGTCGGCGGTGCTGTGGGCCTTGTACTATGGCGCGCAAATGGCGATGGCGCTGGCGCTGGCGGGCTAA
- a CDS encoding NAD(P)H-dependent oxidoreductase subunit E encodes MALDERKGVWKSGRGKGRRTPKGRQLEDQPWDDVRRLLGDGPRRSDLLIEYLHLIQDEFGHLSAGHLRALAEELRIAQAEVYEVATFYAHFDVVKEGETPPPALTIRVCDSLSCELAGAQELKKALEDGLDPSEVRVLRAPCMGRCDTAPVLELGHNHIDHATPEKVKAAIEADDTHAHLPDYQGLAAYRESGGYAKLEELRKSGVFEDVQQTLLDAGVRGLGGAGFPSGRKWGFVRAEKGPRYLAVNGDEGEPGTFKDRFYLERHPHVFLEGMLIAAWAVEADTCFIYMRDEYPAVLEILRREIAALEEAGIVKPGFIDLRRGAGAYICGEESAMIESIEGKRGLPRHRPPFVAQVGIFNKPTLVNNVETLYWVTRVLREGKDVLAATEKNGRKGLRSFSVSGRVKKPGVHLLPAGSTIADVIEAAGGMLDGHELKAYQPGGPSSGLLPASMSHVPLDFDMLQEHGTFIGSAAVVVLSDKDSAREAALNMLRFFEDESCGQCTPCRVGCEKAVKLMEADHWDQPLLEKLCQAMGDASICGLGQAAPNPIRLTMKHFPDEV; translated from the coding sequence ATGGCACTGGATGAGCGCAAGGGTGTCTGGAAATCGGGGCGCGGCAAGGGTCGCCGCACGCCGAAGGGGCGTCAGCTTGAGGATCAGCCCTGGGACGACGTTCGCCGGCTGCTGGGCGACGGGCCGCGGCGGTCCGATTTGCTGATCGAATACCTGCACCTGATCCAGGACGAGTTCGGCCACCTGTCGGCGGGGCACCTGCGGGCGCTGGCCGAGGAGCTGCGGATCGCGCAGGCCGAAGTGTACGAGGTGGCGACCTTCTATGCGCATTTCGACGTGGTGAAGGAAGGCGAGACGCCGCCGCCGGCGCTGACCATCCGGGTGTGCGATTCGCTGAGTTGCGAGCTGGCCGGGGCGCAGGAGCTGAAGAAGGCACTTGAGGATGGGCTCGACCCGTCGGAGGTGCGGGTTCTGCGGGCGCCGTGCATGGGGCGGTGCGATACCGCGCCGGTGCTGGAGCTGGGGCACAACCATATCGACCATGCGACGCCCGAGAAGGTGAAGGCTGCGATCGAGGCGGATGACACGCACGCGCATTTGCCGGATTATCAAGGGCTTGCGGCCTATCGTGAAAGTGGCGGCTATGCCAAGCTGGAGGAGCTGCGCAAGAGCGGCGTCTTCGAGGATGTGCAGCAGACGCTGCTGGATGCGGGTGTTCGGGGCCTTGGCGGCGCCGGGTTCCCGTCGGGGCGGAAATGGGGGTTTGTGCGGGCCGAGAAAGGGCCGCGCTACCTGGCCGTAAATGGCGACGAGGGCGAGCCGGGGACGTTCAAGGACCGCTTTTACCTCGAGCGGCATCCCCATGTTTTCCTTGAAGGAATGCTGATTGCGGCCTGGGCCGTGGAGGCCGATACCTGCTTCATCTACATGCGCGACGAATACCCCGCCGTGCTGGAGATCCTGCGGCGCGAGATCGCGGCGCTGGAGGAGGCCGGGATCGTGAAGCCGGGCTTTATCGACCTGCGCCGGGGCGCGGGGGCGTATATCTGCGGCGAAGAGAGCGCGATGATCGAATCGATCGAGGGCAAGCGGGGCCTGCCGCGGCACCGGCCGCCCTTCGTGGCGCAGGTGGGGATCTTCAACAAGCCGACGCTCGTGAACAACGTGGAGACGCTTTACTGGGTCACGCGGGTGCTGCGCGAGGGCAAGGATGTGCTGGCCGCGACCGAGAAGAACGGGCGCAAGGGCCTGCGGTCGTTCTCGGTGTCGGGGCGGGTGAAGAAGCCCGGCGTGCACCTGCTGCCGGCGGGCTCGACCATTGCCGACGTGATCGAGGCCGCGGGCGGGATGCTCGACGGGCATGAGCTGAAGGCCTACCAGCCGGGCGGGCCGTCGTCCGGCCTGTTGCCGGCGTCGATGAGCCATGTGCCGCTCGATTTCGACATGTTGCAGGAGCACGGGACGTTCATCGGCTCGGCCGCCGTGGTGGTTCTGTCGGACAAGGACAGTGCCCGGGAGGCCGCGCTGAACATGCTGCGGTTCTTCGAGGATGAAAGCTGTGGCCAGTGCACGCCGTGCCGGGTGGGCTGTGAGAAGGCGGTCAAGCTGATGGAGGCGGATCACTGGGATCAGCCGCTTCTGGAAAAGCTGTGCCAGGCGATGGGCGATGCGTCGATCTGTGGCCTGGGGCAGGCGGCGCCGAACCCCATTCGCCTGACGATGAAGCATTTCCCGGATGAGGTCTGA
- a CDS encoding alkane 1-monooxygenase, which produces MLLFAIVTVLPCILVGLAGLNGGVWPWLAAFYLTGLVFLMDRLIARETRNSDPDAEFPAASTLLVALGLAHFTLLGLGTWAVGGPSGLSAIERVLVAMSSGLIFGQISHPVAHELIHKPSRMLRLMGRWMYTTLLVGHHASAHLLVHHVHVGSSGDPNSAPRGESFYRFAARVGRQSFLAGLRAETRRRQRASNPGLHPYVTYVGGALATLVAAFLIAGPTGLAALLAMAIYAQLQILMADYVQHYGLRRRELPNGKLEPVGPQHSWNAPQIFSSALTVNAPRHSDHHVTPSRPYPALQLDPQVMPYLPRSLPVMAALAMVPPVWFRMMNPRCDKWRAVDVTSPDNPVKPDQHSTISASAGAELLPKSTHAQNPTDPVPADHAAADHGSRRDGRRGI; this is translated from the coding sequence GTGCTTCTGTTCGCCATCGTCACGGTGCTTCCGTGCATCCTCGTCGGTCTCGCCGGCCTTAACGGCGGCGTCTGGCCCTGGCTTGCGGCGTTTTACCTGACCGGTCTCGTCTTCCTCATGGACAGGCTCATCGCCCGCGAGACGCGCAATTCCGACCCCGACGCCGAATTCCCCGCCGCCAGCACCCTTCTCGTCGCCTTGGGCCTCGCCCATTTCACCCTTCTCGGCCTCGGCACATGGGCCGTCGGCGGCCCCAGCGGCCTCTCAGCCATCGAACGCGTGCTGGTCGCCATGTCCTCCGGCCTGATCTTCGGCCAGATCTCGCACCCCGTTGCCCATGAACTGATCCACAAGCCTTCCCGCATGCTCCGCCTCATGGGCCGCTGGATGTACACCACCCTCCTCGTCGGCCACCACGCCAGCGCGCATCTTCTCGTCCACCACGTCCATGTCGGCAGCTCCGGCGACCCCAACAGCGCGCCCCGCGGCGAAAGCTTCTACCGCTTCGCCGCCCGCGTCGGCCGCCAATCCTTCCTCGCCGGCCTGCGCGCCGAAACCCGCCGCCGCCAGCGCGCCTCCAACCCCGGCCTGCACCCCTATGTCACCTATGTGGGCGGCGCCCTCGCCACCCTTGTGGCGGCCTTCCTCATCGCCGGCCCGACAGGCCTCGCAGCCCTTCTCGCCATGGCGATCTACGCGCAATTACAAATCCTTATGGCCGATTACGTGCAGCATTACGGCCTCCGCCGCCGCGAATTGCCCAACGGCAAGCTCGAACCCGTCGGCCCCCAGCACTCGTGGAACGCGCCGCAAATCTTCTCCTCCGCGCTTACCGTGAACGCCCCCCGCCATTCCGACCATCACGTCACCCCGTCGCGCCCCTACCCGGCGCTGCAACTCGACCCCCAGGTGATGCCCTACCTGCCCCGTTCGCTGCCTGTCATGGCAGCACTCGCCATGGTCCCGCCGGTCTGGTTCCGCATGATGAACCCGCGCTGTGACAAGTGGCGGGCAGTTGACGTAACGTCGCCCGACAATCCTGTCAAACCAGACCAGCACAGTACGATATCGGCTAGCGCAGGGGCGGAGCTTCTGCCAAAGTCAACCCATGCGCAAAACCCTACTGACCCTGTGCCTGCTGACCACGCCGCTGCCGACCATGGCAGCCGACGTGATGGACGCCGGGGAATTTGA
- the xseA gene encoding exodeoxyribonuclease VII large subunit, which translates to MSDLIDDPSPGENAPEFSVSELSGAVKRVVEGEFGFVRVRGEVGRVSRPRSGHVYLDLKDDRAVLAGVIWKGVSSRLAVQPEEGMEVVATGRLTTFPGQSRYQIVIDDVKPAGMGALMALLEKRKKALAAEGLFDESRKKRRPYLPEIIGVVTSPSGAVIRDILHRLRDRFPRKVLIWPVAVQGERCAPEVARAIEGFNRLTPGGALPRPDLLIVARGGGSVEDLWGFNEEIVVRAAAASQIPLISAVGHETDTTLIDFASDVRAPTPSAAAELAVPVRLDLLAWFDNQEARLTHALTKGISDRGQRLRDLARALPRVETLLDGPRQRLDGWAERLPNALTRSVQLRRVRLYESTGALRPGLLRRAWESDRRRLDTAIARLSTGAIERDIERKSRDLTALSRRLSDAGTRQVQRWRERVDGLERLRETVGYEATLRRGYAVVRGDGDVVTTKAAAETASGLEIEFADGRLPVVSGGGSAPKRAKPKPDAPDQGSLF; encoded by the coding sequence ATGTCCGATCTGATCGATGACCCGTCACCGGGTGAGAATGCCCCTGAATTTTCCGTCTCGGAGCTATCCGGCGCGGTCAAGCGTGTGGTGGAGGGAGAGTTCGGGTTTGTCCGTGTCAGGGGCGAGGTGGGCCGCGTGTCGCGGCCGCGCTCGGGGCATGTCTATCTTGACCTGAAGGATGACCGGGCCGTTCTGGCCGGGGTGATCTGGAAGGGTGTCTCCTCTCGCCTGGCGGTGCAGCCGGAGGAGGGGATGGAGGTTGTCGCCACCGGGCGGCTGACCACGTTCCCCGGCCAATCGCGGTACCAGATCGTCATCGACGATGTGAAGCCCGCGGGCATGGGCGCGCTGATGGCGCTTCTGGAGAAGCGCAAGAAGGCGCTCGCGGCGGAGGGGCTGTTCGATGAAAGCCGCAAGAAGAGGCGGCCGTATCTTCCTGAAATCATTGGAGTTGTGACCTCTCCCTCGGGGGCGGTGATCCGGGATATCCTGCATCGTTTGCGCGACCGGTTTCCGCGCAAGGTGCTGATCTGGCCGGTGGCCGTTCAGGGGGAGCGCTGTGCGCCGGAGGTGGCAAGGGCCATCGAGGGGTTCAACCGGCTGACGCCCGGGGGCGCGTTGCCGCGGCCGGATTTGTTGATCGTGGCCAGGGGCGGTGGCTCGGTCGAGGACCTGTGGGGCTTCAACGAGGAAATCGTGGTGCGCGCGGCGGCGGCATCGCAGATACCGCTGATTTCCGCCGTGGGGCACGAGACGGATACGACGCTCATTGATTTCGCGTCGGACGTGCGGGCTCCGACGCCGTCGGCGGCGGCGGAGCTGGCGGTGCCCGTGCGGCTGGATCTGCTGGCGTGGTTCGACAACCAGGAGGCGCGGCTGACCCATGCGCTGACCAAGGGGATCAGCGACCGGGGGCAGAGGCTGCGCGACCTGGCAAGGGCGTTGCCGCGGGTCGAGACGTTGCTGGATGGGCCGCGGCAGAGGCTGGATGGCTGGGCCGAGCGGCTGCCGAATGCGCTGACGCGGTCGGTGCAGTTGCGGCGGGTGAGGTTGTACGAAAGCACGGGGGCGTTGCGGCCGGGGCTGCTGCGCCGGGCGTGGGAGAGCGACCGGCGGCGGCTGGATACGGCGATTGCGCGGTTGAGCACCGGGGCGATCGAGCGGGATATCGAGAGGAAGTCGCGGGACCTGACGGCGCTGTCGCGGCGGTTGTCGGATGCCGGGACGCGGCAGGTGCAGCGGTGGCGCGAGCGGGTCGACGGGCTGGAGCGGCTGCGCGAGACGGTTGGCTACGAGGCGACGCTCAGGCGCGGCTATGCGGTGGTGCGGGGCGATGGCGACGTGGTGACGACGAAGGCCGCGGCCGAGACAGCGTCGGGGCTGGAGATCGAGTTTGCGGATGGCAGGCTGCCGGTTGTTTCGGGCGGTGGTTCGGCGCCGAAGAGGGCCAAGCCCAAGCCGGATGCGCCGGACCAGGGGTCGTTGTTCTGA
- a CDS encoding type 1 glutamine amidotransferase domain-containing protein produces the protein MARLNDKKVAILATHGFEQSELEHPLNALREAGATVHVISPESGEIKGWKGSDWGTPVAVDETLDDAQADHFDALVLPGGQINPDLLRANPTAVEFVKAFWAAGKPIGAICHGPWLLVEADVVKGRKITSYHSIKTDVVNAGGEWEDSECVCDNGLVTSRNPDDLPAFSAKMIEEIAEGRHDLSAA, from the coding sequence ATGGCACGTCTCAATGACAAGAAAGTCGCAATCCTGGCCACGCATGGCTTTGAACAATCCGAACTGGAGCACCCGCTGAACGCCCTGCGCGAAGCCGGTGCCACGGTGCATGTCATCTCGCCGGAGAGCGGTGAGATCAAGGGCTGGAAAGGCAGCGACTGGGGCACGCCCGTTGCCGTCGACGAGACCCTCGACGACGCGCAGGCCGATCACTTCGACGCGCTGGTGCTGCCGGGCGGGCAGATCAACCCCGACCTGCTGCGCGCGAACCCGACAGCTGTGGAATTCGTCAAGGCGTTCTGGGCGGCCGGCAAGCCGATCGGCGCCATCTGTCACGGGCCCTGGCTGCTTGTGGAAGCGGATGTCGTGAAAGGCCGCAAGATCACCTCGTACCATTCGATCAAGACCGACGTCGTCAATGCCGGCGGCGAGTGGGAAGACAGCGAATGCGTCTGCGACAACGGCCTTGTGACCAGCCGCAACCCCGATGACCTGCCGGCCTTCAGCGCCAAGATGATCGAAGAGATCGCGGAAGGCCGCCACGACCTCAGCGCCGCGTAA
- the purD gene encoding phosphoribosylamine--glycine ligase gives MNILILGGGGREHALAWAVMQNPKCDKLIVAPGNAGIAEIAECATLDIEDGAAVVNFCDANAIEFVIIGPEAPLAAGVGDRLRDAGLLVFGPSEAAARLEASKSFTKEICDAANAPTAAYGHFTDAGAAKDYVTAQGAPIVVKADGLAAGKGVIVAETVEDAHAAIDDMFGGAFGGAGAEVVIEEFMEGEEASFFILCDGEEALPIGTAQDHKRIGEGDTGPNTGGMGAYSPAPVLTSAIADKALEDIVKPTLREMVKRGTPYQGVLYAGLMIKDGNPRLVEYNVRFGDPECQVLMMRLGAQVLDLLHAAAENRLAEARVNWADDHAMTVVMAADGYPGGYEKGSVIKGLENVPEDSFHMVFHAGTGRKDGQFIATGGRVLNVTARGASLREAADRAYGMIDKIDWPDGVYRRDIGWRAL, from the coding sequence ATGAACATTCTCATTCTCGGCGGTGGCGGGCGCGAACACGCGCTGGCCTGGGCGGTGATGCAGAACCCCAAATGCGACAAGCTGATCGTAGCGCCCGGCAATGCCGGCATCGCCGAAATCGCCGAATGCGCCACGCTCGACATCGAAGACGGCGCAGCGGTGGTGAATTTCTGCGACGCCAACGCCATCGAGTTCGTCATCATCGGCCCCGAGGCGCCGCTGGCCGCGGGCGTCGGCGACCGCTTGCGCGACGCCGGTCTGCTGGTCTTCGGCCCCTCCGAGGCCGCCGCCCGGTTGGAAGCCTCGAAAAGCTTCACCAAGGAAATCTGCGACGCGGCCAACGCCCCCACCGCCGCCTACGGCCATTTCACCGACGCCGGCGCCGCCAAGGATTACGTGACAGCCCAGGGCGCCCCCATCGTGGTCAAGGCCGACGGCCTCGCCGCCGGCAAGGGCGTGATCGTGGCCGAAACGGTGGAAGACGCCCACGCCGCCATCGACGACATGTTCGGCGGCGCCTTTGGCGGCGCGGGGGCCGAGGTGGTGATCGAGGAATTCATGGAAGGCGAGGAAGCCTCCTTCTTCATCCTCTGCGACGGGGAAGAGGCCCTTCCCATCGGCACAGCGCAGGATCACAAGCGCATCGGTGAAGGCGACACCGGCCCCAACACCGGCGGCATGGGCGCCTACTCCCCGGCGCCTGTCCTCACCTCAGCTATTGCCGACAAGGCCTTGGAAGATATCGTAAAACCCACCCTGCGCGAGATGGTCAAACGCGGCACACCCTACCAGGGCGTCCTCTATGCAGGCCTCATGATCAAGGACGGCAATCCGCGCCTCGTCGAATACAATGTCCGCTTCGGCGACCCCGAATGCCAGGTGCTGATGATGCGCCTCGGCGCGCAAGTGCTCGACCTTCTCCACGCCGCCGCCGAAAACCGCTTGGCCGAGGCCCGCGTCAACTGGGCCGACGATCACGCCATGACCGTGGTCATGGCCGCCGACGGCTACCCCGGCGGGTATGAAAAAGGCAGTGTCATCAAGGGGCTGGAGAACGTTCCTGAAGACAGCTTCCACATGGTCTTCCACGCCGGCACGGGCCGGAAAGACGGCCAGTTTATCGCCACCGGTGGCCGCGTGCTGAACGTCACGGCGCGGGGGGCGAGCCTGCGCGAGGCGGCCGACCGGGCCTACGGGATGATCGACAAGATCGACTGGCCCGACGGCGTGTATCGGCGCGATATCGGGTGGCGGGCGCTCTGA
- a CDS encoding FG-GAP repeat domain-containing protein — protein sequence MRLAAAVAFGLLLPVVGWGCEARTGGHGLPGRFAEADVNNTKPGGGVHEGWVARGARLVMHAGFLRETDEYGHGVLGDLRDAKALTIHLRLPGDERITCPAEVILPEGEVFEDIAPRLADLDGDGLPEIVVVQSNGRKGARLAVYDRRARLVAATPHIGQRHRWLAPAAVADLDGDGHMELAYVDRPHLAKRLRVWRFRGGKLEHVADAEGFTNHRIGWDFIPGGQRRCGGTTEIITANSDWTRIVAARLASGRIARRDLGPYTGPDSLNAATNCP from the coding sequence ATGCGGCTGGCGGCGGCCGTTGCCTTCGGGCTGCTGCTGCCGGTGGTTGGCTGGGGCTGCGAGGCGCGGACCGGGGGCCATGGGCTGCCGGGGCGGTTTGCCGAGGCGGATGTTAACAATACGAAGCCTGGCGGCGGGGTGCATGAGGGCTGGGTGGCCCGTGGCGCCCGGCTGGTGATGCATGCGGGGTTCCTGCGGGAGACCGATGAGTACGGGCATGGCGTATTGGGTGATCTGCGCGATGCCAAGGCGCTGACGATCCATCTGCGGCTGCCGGGGGATGAGCGGATCACCTGCCCGGCGGAGGTGATCCTGCCGGAGGGTGAGGTTTTCGAGGATATCGCGCCGCGGCTGGCGGATCTCGACGGCGACGGATTGCCCGAGATCGTGGTGGTGCAGTCGAACGGCCGAAAGGGGGCCCGGCTGGCGGTTTACGACCGGCGCGCGCGGCTGGTGGCGGCGACGCCCCATATCGGCCAGCGCCACAGGTGGCTGGCCCCGGCGGCGGTGGCGGATCTTGACGGGGATGGGCATATGGAGCTGGCCTATGTGGACCGGCCGCACCTGGCCAAGCGGTTGCGCGTGTGGCGGTTTCGCGGTGGCAAGCTGGAACACGTGGCGGATGCCGAGGGATTTACCAATCACCGGATCGGCTGGGATTTCATCCCCGGTGGGCAGCGACGGTGTGGGGGCACCACGGAGATCATCACCGCCAACTCCGACTGGACCCGCATTGTGGCGGCGCGGCTCGCATCAGGCCGGATCGCTCGCCGTGACCTTGGCCCCTACACGGGCCCTGACAGCCTCAACGCCGCAACAAACTGCCCCTGA
- a CDS encoding 2Fe-2S iron-sulfur cluster-binding protein, with protein MAKITYIEHNGTEHVVEVANGLTVMEGARDNNIPGIEADCGGACACSTCHVYVDPSWVEKLPAKDDMEEDMLDFAFEPDPERSRLTCQLKVSDALDGLIVQMPEKQI; from the coding sequence ATGGCGAAAATCACCTATATCGAGCACAACGGCACGGAACATGTGGTCGAGGTGGCCAACGGGCTGACCGTGATGGAAGGCGCGCGCGACAACAACATCCCCGGGATCGAGGCGGATTGCGGCGGGGCCTGCGCCTGTTCGACCTGCCATGTCTATGTCGACCCGTCCTGGGTGGAGAAGCTGCCCGCGAAGGACGACATGGAAGAGGACATGCTCGATTTCGCCTTCGAGCCCGACCCCGAGCGTTCGCGCCTGACCTGTCAGTTGAAGGTGAGCGACGCGCTGGACGGGCTGATCGTGCAGATGCCCGAAAAGCAGATCTGA
- a CDS encoding OB-fold nucleic acid binding domain-containing protein: MSPLPAFYADWPRPPAALVAARLDEPPGGARVTVAGLVILRQRPGTAKGVIFLTLEDETGVVNIVVWRNMYERFRRAVISGRLLRVTGRVQREAGVVHVVAEEIEDVSPLLDRLLDPDCPLPREGETG; encoded by the coding sequence ATGTCCCCCCTGCCCGCCTTTTACGCAGACTGGCCGCGCCCGCCCGCGGCCCTCGTCGCCGCCCGCCTGGATGAGCCGCCGGGCGGCGCGCGCGTCACCGTGGCCGGGCTCGTCATCCTGCGCCAGCGTCCCGGCACCGCCAAGGGCGTGATCTTCCTCACGCTCGAGGACGAGACGGGCGTCGTGAACATCGTCGTCTGGCGCAACATGTACGAACGCTTCCGCCGGGCGGTGATCTCGGGGCGGCTGCTGCGGGTCACCGGCCGGGTTCAGCGCGAGGCGGGCGTCGTTCATGTCGTGGCCGAAGAGATCGAGGATGTGTCCCCGTTGCTAGACCGGCTGCTCGATCCCGATTGCCCGCTTCCCCGCGAGGGCGAAACCGGCTAG
- a CDS encoding peptidoglycan-binding domain-containing protein, which translates to MKIRSLPAVLAATSLLGACQTGLPQMAEPAEVVARHAPPGAQPGTCWGQDETPAVIETVTEQVVVQPAGVAADGSSGTPAVYKTETQQKIVKPRKATWFETPCDYQLTPEFNTSLQRALKARGHYRGPINGEMDGRTQAAIRAYQKPQGLDSAKISLAAARQMGLSPVELPGEKEKRLAAAEKAEKVLKAEKARLAAEEAKNRKEAAELAKLEAEAEEKARREAEAKAKAVAKAEADAKAEADRLAAVEAEKAAQARREAEAKAKAEAERAEKAKRAAELKAALEDEKKRNNGNLTPLPISTESN; encoded by the coding sequence ATGAAAATCAGATCGTTACCGGCCGTTCTTGCGGCAACATCCCTGCTTGGCGCATGCCAGACCGGCCTGCCCCAAATGGCCGAGCCGGCCGAGGTCGTGGCGCGCCACGCGCCCCCCGGCGCCCAGCCCGGCACCTGCTGGGGCCAGGATGAAACCCCCGCCGTGATCGAAACGGTGACCGAGCAGGTCGTCGTCCAGCCCGCGGGCGTTGCGGCCGACGGTTCCTCCGGCACGCCCGCCGTCTACAAGACGGAAACACAGCAGAAAATCGTCAAGCCGCGCAAGGCCACGTGGTTCGAAACCCCCTGCGACTACCAGCTCACGCCGGAATTCAACACCTCGCTGCAACGGGCGCTCAAGGCGCGCGGCCATTACCGCGGCCCCATCAACGGCGAGATGGACGGCCGCACCCAGGCCGCCATCCGCGCCTATCAAAAGCCGCAGGGGCTCGATTCGGCCAAGATCTCGCTCGCGGCCGCCCGCCAGATGGGGCTCTCCCCCGTCGAACTTCCGGGCGAAAAGGAAAAGCGGCTCGCCGCTGCCGAGAAGGCCGAAAAGGTTCTCAAGGCCGAAAAGGCGCGGCTCGCCGCCGAAGAGGCGAAAAACCGGAAAGAGGCCGCGGAACTCGCCAAGCTGGAAGCCGAGGCCGAGGAAAAAGCCAGGCGCGAGGCCGAAGCGAAAGCCAAGGCCGTAGCCAAGGCGGAAGCCGACGCCAAGGCCGAAGCCGACCGTCTTGCCGCCGTCGAGGCCGAGAAAGCCGCCCAGGCCAGGCGCGAGGCCGAAGCCAAGGCAAAGGCCGAGGCCGAACGCGCCGAGAAGGCCAAGCGTGCGGCGGAACTCAAAGCCGCCCTCGAAGACGAGAAGAAGCGCAACAACGGCAACCTCACGCCGCTGCCGATCTCGACGGAAAGCAACTAA
- a CDS encoding Mrp/NBP35 family ATP-binding protein: MTDIRTAIETELKRLELPDGGNLVSRDMVRALSVEGGVARFVIEAPTTEMAKKMEPLRAAAERAALSVEGVESASVALTAHEQSAKAPPKPAGGSDEDAPSLKLGGHPKGGQSSIRPASVKSLIAVGSGKGGVGKSTVSSNLAVALAKQGRKVGLLDADIYGPSQPRMMGETKRPASPDGKIIEPLKAHGVTFMSIGLMLDPDKAVVWRGPMLMGALQQMLSQVNWGELDVLIVDLPPGTGDVQLTLSQRAQPTGALIVSTPQDVALLDARKAMDMFNTLKTPILGLIENMSVFHCPECGYEAHIFGHGGVSKEAEKLGIPFLGALPIDLETRLAGDEGKPIALGDGPMAQAYAQLADRLVQGGMA, encoded by the coding sequence ATGACCGATATTCGCACTGCGATCGAGACGGAACTCAAGCGGCTCGAGCTGCCCGACGGGGGCAACCTGGTGTCGCGCGACATGGTGCGGGCGCTGTCCGTCGAGGGGGGCGTGGCGCGATTCGTCATCGAGGCGCCCACCACCGAGATGGCCAAGAAGATGGAGCCGCTGCGCGCCGCCGCCGAGCGGGCGGCGCTGTCGGTGGAGGGGGTCGAGAGCGCCTCGGTCGCGCTGACCGCGCATGAGCAGAGCGCCAAGGCGCCGCCGAAACCGGCCGGCGGTTCGGATGAGGACGCGCCCTCGCTGAAGCTGGGCGGGCATCCCAAGGGCGGGCAAAGCTCGATCCGGCCGGCTTCGGTGAAATCGCTGATCGCCGTGGGCTCGGGCAAGGGCGGCGTGGGCAAGTCGACCGTGTCGTCGAACCTTGCCGTGGCGCTGGCCAAGCAGGGCCGCAAGGTGGGCCTGCTGGATGCCGACATTTACGGCCCCAGCCAGCCAAGGATGATGGGCGAGACCAAACGCCCGGCCAGCCCCGATGGAAAGATCATCGAACCGCTGAAGGCGCATGGCGTGACGTTCATGTCGATCGGCCTGATGCTCGACCCCGACAAGGCGGTCGTGTGGCGGGGGCCGATGCTGATGGGGGCGTTGCAGCAGATGCTGAGCCAGGTGAACTGGGGCGAGCTCGATGTGCTGATCGTCGATCTGCCGCCGGGGACGGGCGATGTGCAGCTGACGCTGAGCCAGCGGGCGCAGCCCACAGGCGCGCTGATCGTGTCGACGCCGCAGGACGTGGCGCTGCTGGATGCGCGCAAGGCGATGGACATGTTCAACACGCTGAAGACGCCGATCCTGGGCCTGATCGAGAACATGTCGGTGTTTCACTGCCCTGAATGCGGCTACGAGGCGCATATCTTTGGTCATGGCGGCGTGTCGAAGGAGGCGGAGAAGCTGGGGATACCGTTCCTGGGCGCCTTGCCGATCGACCTCGAGACGCGGCTGGCGGGGGATGAGGGCAAACCCATCGCGCTTGGCGACGGGCCGATGGCGCAGGCCTATGCGCAGTTGGCCGACCGGCTGGTGCAGGGCGGGATGGCCTAA